The Saprospiraceae bacterium genome includes the window TCATTTGCTGAAGCCGATTTTCGGTGCGCAATGACCTCTGTTTTGGCCTTGAGGTCGCGCAGTGGAACCGAGCGAGTCTGGCCATTCAACTGGAAGATAACCAGGCGATTACCCAAGTCATCCGGTTCGGTCATATTCAGGTATTTGATCAGGATGTTTTTACCAGCTGATAGGCTCACAATGATTTCTTCGTTAGGTTCCAGGCCATAAAAGAAGGCAGTGGTGGGTATGTTTCTGACGGCACCAAATTCTTCGTAATGGGCATGGTATTCTTGGTAAACCTTTGGATATAATTGGTAAGATAGAAAATCATGGATACCTAAATCTTCGCCAAACTGTTGTTGAAAGGCCTTTATTTCCTTATCAAAATCAAGGGGTTCTAGGTGCGCGTTGGGGCGATCGGTATAAGGTTGTTCTCCTTTGAGCACCATGGCCTGAAATTCGGAAGGAAAACCACCCTCGATTTGGCCAAGGTCTCCCCGCATTAAGGCTTTTACACTATCCGGAAAAGCAAGTGTAGGGCCTTTTTTGATCACATCTTCTTTGCTAAGGTTATTAGCGGTCATAAACATGGCCATGTCACCCACCACTTTTGAAGAGGGGGTAACCTTTATAATATTGCCAAATAATTCATTAGCACTTTTGTAATTGGCTTTGATGGTTTCAAATTGGTCCTCTAGTCCGAGTCCTCTAGCTTGTGGGCGTAAGTTGGAATATTGCCCCCCTGGAATTTCAAGTTCATAGATATCCGCAGAACCCGCGCGCAACTCGGTTTCAAAGGCATAATAATATTGCCGGACAGCTTCCCAATAATTAGAGAATTGATTGAGTGAATGGAGGTTCATCTTGTTTTCCCGCTCGTGTTCCTGCATCATGGCTACCACGGAGTTGAAGTTGGGTTGGGAGGTTAAGCCGGAAAGCGCGCCGATGGCTACATCCACAACATCTACGCCAGCTTCGATCGCCTTTAGGTAAGTGGCTGCCTGAATGGAAGAAGTGTCATGGGTGTGCAGGTGAATGGGTGTATCAACGGTCTGTTTAAGGGCTGCTATCAATTGCTCGGCGGCCAGGGGCTTGAGCAGGCCGGCCATATCTTTGATCGCAATGATATGCGCCCCTTCATCTTCTAATCTTTTAGCGAGATCAAGGTAATAATCCAGTGTGAATTTTTGTTGATTTTTATCCAGGATATCCCCCGTATAACACAAACAGGCTTCTGCTATGGAATTGGTTCGTTCTCTGACCGTCTTTATGCTGATTTTCATTCCTTCGATCCAATTGAGTGAATCGAAAATGCGGAAAATATCTATCCCCGTTTCGGCCGCCTCCTCGATGAATTTGACAATAAGATTATCTGGGTAGGCGGTATATCCCACTGCATTTGAACCACGCAATAGCATTTGCAGTAGCATATTGGGCATGGCTGCCCTCAACTCGCGGAGTCGTTGCCAAGGGCATTCTTTTAAAAACCGAAGCGAGACGTCAAAAGTAGCGCCACCCCAGACTTCCATCGAAAAAACATCATCCGCATGGTGCCGGGCAAAGCTTTCAGCCACCTGCAACATGTCATAAGTTCGCATCCTTGTTGCCAACAAGGATTGATGCCCGTCTCTAAAGGTCGTGTCGGTATATTGGATGGGTTGTTCTGCTTTTAACCAGGTCAAAAAGGCATCAGTACCCATCTCAGAGAGTCTGTCTTTCATCCCCTTAGGGTAGGGTTGGCGATTATCGAAGGCAGGCACGATTGGTTTGAGAAAAACCTTGTTTTTATCTTTGAATTTGACGTCAGGGTTGTCATTCACAATGACATTGGCAAGGTAACGCAGCATTTTGGTACCTCGGTCTTGCCAATTGGGTGCAGTTAATAATTGCGGGTTTTCCTTGATGAAGTTGACCGTGGCAGCTCCACTTTGGAAGGTTTCATTTTGCAATAAATTGAGCAGGAAACCGATATTCGTTTTTACGCCTCTAATGCGAAACTCGCGAAGTGCCCGATGCAGGCGACTGGCAGCTCCTTTATGGGTTCGGCCCCAGGCGGTAACCTTAACCAGCATACTGTCAAAAAAAGGCGAAATCTTGGCCCCCGGATAGGCACTACCTGCATCAAGGCGAATCCCCATCCCCGAAGCACTTCGATAGGCAATCAAAGTTCCATAATCCGGTTTGAAATCATTGGACGGATCCTCAGTTGTGACGCGGCACTGGATGGCAAAACCATTGATTTGAACATCTTCCTGATTACGGATAAAGATAGTTTTATGGTGTAGTGGGTAGCCCATGGCGATCAAAATCTGGCTCCGTACCAAATCGATGCCTGTAACTTCTTCTGTAATCGTATGCTCTACCTGTATACGGGGATTAACTTCAATGAAAAATACATTTTCCTGCTGGTCAACTAGGAACTCAACTGTGCCCGCATGGCTATAGTTTACTTCATGTGCCAATTTGAGGGCATAGGCATACAGTTTATCCTTGGTTTCCTGCTTTAATGTGGCACAGGGTGCTATTTCAACGACTTTTTGAAACCGGCGCTGTACAGAGCAATCACGTTCATACAAGTGAACAATATTGCCATATTTGTCTCCAAGTATCTGAACCTCAATGTGTTTCGGATTTTGGATAAACCTTTCCAGGAACACCGTATCATCTCCAAAAGCTGTTTTAGCTTCTCCTTTGGCTTCGTGGTATTCTCTTATTAATTCTTCATCGTTCCAAACGACCCTCATTCCTCGTCCACCTCCGCCCGCAGCTGCTTTGATAATGGCTGGGTAGCCAATGTGTTGGGCTTCTTTAAGGGCGATTTCAGCGCTAATTAGGGGTTCTCGGCTATCTTCAATTAGGGGCACATTCGCTTTTCGGGCTAGTTTTTTGGCCTGTACTTTATCCCCCAAGCGCTCCATTACCTCTGGGTCGGGGCCTATGAAAACGATACCTTCCTCTTGACATCGCCTGGAAAAATCTACATTTTCACTTAAAAAACCATACCCGGGGTGGATAGCTTTTACATCGTGTTCTTTGGCCACCCGCAGCAGTTCCTCTATGTCCAGATAGGGCTTGAGTGGGTCATCTTCCGAACCAATTTGGTAGGCTTCATCAGCCTTGTATCTATGCAAAGAATATCGGTCTTCGTAGGTATAAATGGCGACAGTTTGCAAATTTAGCTCAGCGGCAGCTCTCAAAATCCTGATGGCAATTTCTCCTCTGTTAGCTACTAAAATTTTTTTAAATTTATTGACATTAGCCGTCATGTATCAATCTGGTTTTAACTAAAAGGTGAAAGAAATGGCTTTAAAGGTTAGGTAGGCTAGAAGCAGTAAAGATAGTGATTAAAGGATGAAATAAAATATACAGAGGGCAAGAAAAGGTAGAAATTACGTTCCCAGGGCAATTTTTGCATTCCTTTTAATGGCCCTGTTTGATATTTCTGGACTTTTGACATTCGCTGTTTTGAAGGCGGAAGTCGGAAGTCGGAAAGGCTCAGGGGCGCAATTTTCCCACTTCCCACTTTTCCCACTTCTAGTCTGGAAACGCAGGGTTTTCCAAAGCGTCAAAAGCCCAAGATATTTGGTAGTTAGAAAAAAAAATGTAATTTAGCCAACAGTCAAAATGCTAACATTTTATTTCATCAAATAACCAAAAATAGTATGAAGAATTTCTCTACTTTTCTTGTATTTACTTTTTTATTTTGCTGTGTAAATTTTTCTTATGCCCAGCGCAATTGTGGCGCCATGGAGTATTTGGAAGACCAGCTACAACAAAACCCTCGCCTTCAGTTCAACATGGACCAGATCGAAAGCCAGACTCGGAATTTTATAAAAAGGGGTGGCGATCTTCAAAAAGCAGTAATTACGATTCCCGTCGTCGTACATGTAGTTTATAATACCAGTGCCGAAAACATCAGTGATGCGAAGATTCAAAGCCAAATTGATGTATTGAATGAAGATTTTCGTCGCATGAATGCGGATAAAGTTAATACG containing:
- a CDS encoding pyruvate carboxylase, with translation MTANVNKFKKILVANRGEIAIRILRAAAELNLQTVAIYTYEDRYSLHRYKADEAYQIGSEDDPLKPYLDIEELLRVAKEHDVKAIHPGYGFLSENVDFSRRCQEEGIVFIGPDPEVMERLGDKVQAKKLARKANVPLIEDSREPLISAEIALKEAQHIGYPAIIKAAAGGGGRGMRVVWNDEELIREYHEAKGEAKTAFGDDTVFLERFIQNPKHIEVQILGDKYGNIVHLYERDCSVQRRFQKVVEIAPCATLKQETKDKLYAYALKLAHEVNYSHAGTVEFLVDQQENVFFIEVNPRIQVEHTITEEVTGIDLVRSQILIAMGYPLHHKTIFIRNQEDVQINGFAIQCRVTTEDPSNDFKPDYGTLIAYRSASGMGIRLDAGSAYPGAKISPFFDSMLVKVTAWGRTHKGAASRLHRALREFRIRGVKTNIGFLLNLLQNETFQSGAATVNFIKENPQLLTAPNWQDRGTKMLRYLANVIVNDNPDVKFKDKNKVFLKPIVPAFDNRQPYPKGMKDRLSEMGTDAFLTWLKAEQPIQYTDTTFRDGHQSLLATRMRTYDMLQVAESFARHHADDVFSMEVWGGATFDVSLRFLKECPWQRLRELRAAMPNMLLQMLLRGSNAVGYTAYPDNLIVKFIEEAAETGIDIFRIFDSLNWIEGMKISIKTVRERTNSIAEACLCYTGDILDKNQQKFTLDYYLDLAKRLEDEGAHIIAIKDMAGLLKPLAAEQLIAALKQTVDTPIHLHTHDTSSIQAATYLKAIEAGVDVVDVAIGALSGLTSQPNFNSVVAMMQEHERENKMNLHSLNQFSNYWEAVRQYYYAFETELRAGSADIYELEIPGGQYSNLRPQARGLGLEDQFETIKANYKSANELFGNIIKVTPSSKVVGDMAMFMTANNLSKEDVIKKGPTLAFPDSVKALMRGDLGQIEGGFPSEFQAMVLKGEQPYTDRPNAHLEPLDFDKEIKAFQQQFGEDLGIHDFLSYQLYPKVYQEYHAHYEEFGAVRNIPTTAFFYGLEPNEEIIVSLSAGKNILIKYLNMTEPDDLGNRLVIFQLNGQTRSVPLRDLKAKTEVIAHRKSASANEIGAPLQGSLSKILVNEGDVVKVNTPLFIIEAMKMESTITSPIAGTVKKVHLKEKNLVEQDDLVVELGE